The following nucleotide sequence is from Streptomyces sp. HUAS CB01.
CCCGGCGGCGACGATGCCGCCCGCCGCCAGGGCCGTGCCGGGCCGCTGCCGTACGGCGGTGGCGAGGGTACGGGCCCGCCCGCCGGGTCGTGTGTTCAGGTTCTGCGCCACGGCCGCCGTCCCGTGCCGCGTCGCGGTCCGGGCCGCGACGGACTTCTCGCGTGCCCGCGCGGTCGCCCTCAGCGCCTTCTCCTTGGCCTGCGCGGCGACCACCGAGGCCCTCGCGCTGATCCGGGACTTCGCATCCATCCTCGCCGTCGATACCGCCACGGTGTCACCTGCTTTCGTCGGAATCCGAGGTCGTCCCCGGTCGGTTACCCGCCCCCGACCGACGCACACGGGCGCACACGGGGACGTCTCCGGCGGGTGCCCACGGGGACCGACCCCGGGGGGTTGCCGTCCGTGGGGCGGCTCCTGACCGTCGGTCGGGCCCGTACGAGCCCCCGGCCGCAGGACGCTCAGCAACCCGCCCGGCGCTCGTCCTCCTCGCTCCACGCCGAGGTGTCCCGGGGCTCGACGTACAACTCCGCGTCCTCAGGACGACCGCCGGCGATCGCCCGCCGGCGCGCGAGTTCGGCGTCGAACTCCAGCCCGAGCAGGATGGCGAGGTTGGTGATCCACAGCCACACCAGGAAGACGATGACGCCGGCGAGGGCCCCGTAGACCCGGTCGTACGAGCCGAAACGTGACGCGTACAGCGCGAACCCGCCCGATGCCGCCAGCCAGATGAGCACGGCCAGGGCGCTCCCCGAGGTGACCCACTTGAAGCCGTGGGCGCGGGCGTTGGGTGCCGCCCAGTAGAGAAGCGCGATCATCAGCGTGACCAGGACGACGAGCACCGGCCACTTCGCGATCGACCAGACCGTGACCGTGGTCGCCTCGATGCCGAGCGCCTCCCCGGTCCTGCGGGCGAGACCGCCGGTGAACACGACTATCGCGCCGCTGAGCACGGCGAGCACCATCAGGACGACCGTGAGGGCCAGCCGCAGCGGGGCGATCTTCCACAACGGCCGGCCCTCGGGCACGTCGTACACGGCGTTCGACGCGCGGATGAACGCCCCGACATAACCCGACGCCGCCCACAGCGCGGCGGCGAGGCCGATGACGGCCAGCGCCGACCCCAGCCCCGTGTGCGCCTGCAACTGCTGCACCGCGCCGGTCAGGATCTCCCGCGCGGGGCCCGGGGCCAGCTTCCTGAGCATGCCGAGGATCTG
It contains:
- a CDS encoding YihY/virulence factor BrkB family protein — encoded protein: MTHISGPGAPDEAGRETEGGEHRGPQGPEAARGRAPDKPTGTPRKSWAAVLRGTIKEFRADELGDRAAALTYYGILSLFPALLLLVALLGAAGERLTTQILGMLRKLAPGPAREILTGAVQQLQAHTGLGSALAVIGLAAALWAASGYVGAFIRASNAVYDVPEGRPLWKIAPLRLALTVVLMVLAVLSGAIVVFTGGLARRTGEALGIEATTVTVWSIAKWPVLVVLVTLMIALLYWAAPNARAHGFKWVTSGSALAVLIWLAASGGFALYASRFGSYDRVYGALAGVIVFLVWLWITNLAILLGLEFDAELARRRAIAGGRPEDAELYVEPRDTSAWSEEDERRAGC